The Sulfurimonas sp. HSL-1716 sequence TACAAGAACCCATGACAAAATTCGGATACCAAAAACTTCAAGCCGAGATCAATCAGCTGAAACTGGTTGAACGCCCGCAGACAGTAAAAGATATAGAAGAGGCTTTGGAGCATGGTGATCTAAAGGAGAACGCAGAATACCATGCTGCCAAAGAGAAACAAAGACTCATAGATACAAGACTCATCGAACTGGCCGAACTGGTTACCAATGCCCAGATAGTCGATCCCGGCGAGCTTGAACATACAAGAGTCAGTTTCGGTTCTACGGTCACTCTTAGCGATATGAACAGCGGTGAAGAGGTGACGTATACCATAGTAGGCGGATGCGAGAGCAATCCCGATATCGGTCTTATCTCGTTTAACTCTCCTTTGGCAAAACAGCTTCTCGGACGCGAAGAGGGAGACGACGTGAAGGTGAAACTTCCAAGCGGTGTTAAAGAGTTCGAGATCGAAGAGATAAAATATCAGGAGATAGTATTTGAATGTCACTAATGTAGCGATCATAGGAGCCAGCGGATATACGGGTCTAGAGCTTTTAAAGATGCTTATAAATCATCCCTATTTTAATATCGCCTATGTCGCCAACAGCGAAGGAAATATGAGCTTAAAAGAGCTTCATCCTTCGTTAGAAGGCGTCTTTGAATGCGATGTCCAAAAAGCGGATATCGATGAGGTTGCAAAGATCTGTGAACTCGTATTTTTGGCGCTTCCCCACAAAGCGGCGATGGCGTATGTCAAACCGTTGCTGCAAAAAGGTCTCAAGGTCGTGGATCTTTCGGCTGATTACAGACTTGAGAAAGGGACCTATGAAAAGCATTACTGCCAACATACGGACCAAGAGAACCTGACGCATGCCGTCTACGGTCTTCCCGAGTTGTTCCGCCAGGAGATAAAAAAAGCAAAACTCATAGCAAATCCGGGATGTTATCCGACAAGCGTGATACTCGGTGCACTGCCGTTTATGCAGTACAAAAAAGCTGCGACTCCTTTCATCGTCGATGCAAAAAGCGGCGTGAGCGGAGCGGGTAAAAAACTAAGCGACGTCACGCACTTTGTAAACGTAAACGACAATTTTTTTGCGTACAACCCTTTAGAGCATCGCCATGCTCCCGAGATCGCGGAAAAACTGAACATCGATTTTTCGGATGTAAGTTTCGTGCCTCATCTGGTTCCTGCGACACGCGGAATGATATCGTCTGTGTATATGCAGGTAAGCGGTGATTTCGATCCTATAGAGATTTTAAAAGAGTACTACAAAGATGAAAAGTTCGTCCGCGTGAGAGAAAATCCCGTTGATATGAAAAGCGTTGCGGGAACGCATTTTTGCGATATTTTTGCCAAAAGAAACGGCGATACTCTGTTTATTTCCTCTGCGATCGACAACCTGTTAAAAGGTGCATCTTCGGCAGCCGTTGCAAATGCAAATCTTATGATGGGGTATGACGAGCATATATCTCTGCCGAATATAGCGTATGTCCCATAGTTTTGAACTCAAAAAGGGAGCATTCATCATTTCGGATGCTCACTACTCTTCGCATCACCGTCCCGAACTCAAATCACTTTTTGAAGATATTTTCTCAGGCAGGTTGAACCCGTCTCAGCTTATCTTGATGGGGGATATCTTCGATGCACTTTTTGCTCCCATCCCTTACACCGTACATGAAAATCGGGATATGATCGGCCTTTTAAACGGAATCTCAAAAAAGATCGAAATCGTCTATCTGGAAGGAAATCATGATTTTTGCCTGAAGGGGATCTTTGAAAACATCAAGATATACCCTCTAAAATCCCAGCCCGTCTCTTGCAGATATGAGAATAAAACAGTTCTTCTTGCCCATGGCGATCTTGGTGAAGGGATTTTGTACAAAATATACACGTCACTGATCAGAAGCCCTTTTGTTCTTTATCTCTTAAAATATATAGATATTCTAGGAAATCATTTTATACTTAAAAATCTTGACCGATACCTGCAAAAAAAAGAGGATTGTAATGATTTTGAAGCTTTTCAGGAGTATATTACGGCACGTATCGGTAAAAGATTTACAGGCAGATGCGACTACTTTATCGAGGGTCATTTTCATCAAAACAGAAGCTTTGAGATCGATGATTTCGTCTATATCAATTTGCCTGCTTTTGCTTGTAATCAAAGATATTTTATAGTACAATCGTCTCAACAAGAACTATTATTAGAAGCGCAAACTTCTAAGGGGTTAGGTAATGAAAAATGATTCATCGTTAAAAGTCGGCAGCAATGAGATGGAGCTCGTAGACTTTCGTATCTTCAAACAAGAAGACGGCGAAGTTTATGAAGGGATCTACGGTGTCAATGTCGCAAAAGTAAGAGAGATCATCAGAGTTCCCGTTTTAACGGAACTTCCCGGTGTGCCTGAATTTATCGAAGGAATATTCGATCTCAGGGGAGTGGTTATACCCGTTGTCAATCTGGCAAGATGGATGGGTGTCACCGTACCCGAAGACGCTGAAAAAAATGCACGTGTGATCATCGCAGAGTTCAATAACATCCTTATAGGTTTTATCGTGCATGAAGCAAGACGTATCCGCCGTATCAACTGGAAAGATATCGAACCTGCGGCGTTTATATCGAACTCTGATGGTATCGACGGAAGTAAGATAACGGGTGTAACGCGCATAGAAGACGATGCCGTTCTTTTGATACTTGATTTGGAAACGGTCGTACAGGATCTGGGGCTTTACAAACCTAATGTAGGAGACATTCCAAAAGAGATCGACAGTTTCAGCGGACTTGTTTTGCTGCTTGACGACAGTTCGACGGCAAGAAAAATAGTAAAAGAAGCAGTTGAAAAGATGGGATTCGATGTTATAGAAGCCAGTGACGGACAGGACGGTCTGGAGCGGCTGGACGAACTGTATGCCATGTATGAGGATAATATTGCCAAACATCTTAAGCTGATCATTTCAGATGTCGAGATGCCTTTGATGGACGGTTTTCATTTTGCTGCAAACGTTAAAGAGGACGGCAGGTTCAAAAATATCCCTATAGTGTTTAACTCGTCTATAAGCGACCATTTTAGCGAGATACGTGGAAAAGATGCTGGTGCTGAAGCTTATTTGGTTAAGTTTGACGCTAATTTATTTTACGGTGAAGTTGCGCGCGTAGTCCGTGCGCATATGAAGTAGGAGAGTAGTTTATGGATGAATTTCAAGAAATATTACAGGATTTTCTAGTTGAATCTTTTGAGCTTATAGAGCAGTTAGACCAAGATTTAGTCGAGCTAGAGACGAATCCTCAAGATCTGGATCTTTTAAACCGCATATTCCGTGTCGCACATACGGTCAAGGGCGCTTCATCGTTTTTGAACTTTGACGTACTTACCCATCTGACCCAC is a genomic window containing:
- the argC gene encoding N-acetyl-gamma-glutamyl-phosphate reductase: MNVTNVAIIGASGYTGLELLKMLINHPYFNIAYVANSEGNMSLKELHPSLEGVFECDVQKADIDEVAKICELVFLALPHKAAMAYVKPLLQKGLKVVDLSADYRLEKGTYEKHYCQHTDQENLTHAVYGLPELFRQEIKKAKLIANPGCYPTSVILGALPFMQYKKAATPFIVDAKSGVSGAGKKLSDVTHFVNVNDNFFAYNPLEHRHAPEIAEKLNIDFSDVSFVPHLVPATRGMISSVYMQVSGDFDPIEILKEYYKDEKFVRVRENPVDMKSVAGTHFCDIFAKRNGDTLFISSAIDNLLKGASSAAVANANLMMGYDEHISLPNIAYVP
- a CDS encoding chemotaxis protein; the encoded protein is MKNDSSLKVGSNEMELVDFRIFKQEDGEVYEGIYGVNVAKVREIIRVPVLTELPGVPEFIEGIFDLRGVVIPVVNLARWMGVTVPEDAEKNARVIIAEFNNILIGFIVHEARRIRRINWKDIEPAAFISNSDGIDGSKITGVTRIEDDAVLLILDLETVVQDLGLYKPNVGDIPKEIDSFSGLVLLLDDSSTARKIVKEAVEKMGFDVIEASDGQDGLERLDELYAMYEDNIAKHLKLIISDVEMPLMDGFHFAANVKEDGRFKNIPIVFNSSISDHFSEIRGKDAGAEAYLVKFDANLFYGEVARVVRAHMK
- a CDS encoding metallophosphoesterase, translated to MSHSFELKKGAFIISDAHYSSHHRPELKSLFEDIFSGRLNPSQLILMGDIFDALFAPIPYTVHENRDMIGLLNGISKKIEIVYLEGNHDFCLKGIFENIKIYPLKSQPVSCRYENKTVLLAHGDLGEGILYKIYTSLIRSPFVLYLLKYIDILGNHFILKNLDRYLQKKEDCNDFEAFQEYITARIGKRFTGRCDYFIEGHFHQNRSFEIDDFVYINLPAFACNQRYFIVQSSQQELLLEAQTSKGLGNEK
- the greA gene encoding transcription elongation factor GreA; amino-acid sequence: MQIQEPMTKFGYQKLQAEINQLKLVERPQTVKDIEEALEHGDLKENAEYHAAKEKQRLIDTRLIELAELVTNAQIVDPGELEHTRVSFGSTVTLSDMNSGEEVTYTIVGGCESNPDIGLISFNSPLAKQLLGREEGDDVKVKLPSGVKEFEIEEIKYQEIVFECH